GGGGTGGTTGATCATCGGCGGTCTCATATACGTCTTTTACGGGCGGCATCACAGCGTCATGGCGAAACGCCGCGCCGAAGGACAGTCGTAACCCAAGACGAAAACGGGGTTTCGCTGTGCCGGGACAATCCAGCCCTATTTCTTGAGAATGCCCCCGCGCCCTTGACTCAGGAAGATACCCTTCAAGTTCATCTTTAGTTCTTCGGGATTGTCGGAGTTCCACTCCGCTTCTTCCTGCGACACAAGCCCTTTGTTGACCAATTCGACCAGACACATGTTGAAGGTCTGCATCCCTTCTTCTTTGCCGCCGCCGATCACATTGGGGATCAGCTTGATGTTGTTTTCGCGAATGAGCGCGGCAATCGCAGGATTGCTGATCATCACTTCCACGGCCGGAATACGTCCTTTGCCATCCTTGGACTGAAGCAGACGTTGGGAGACGCAGGCGCGCAACTGCAGCGACAACTGCGAGCGCACTTGGGCATGCTGGTTGGTTGGGAACAAGTCGATGATGCGGTCAATGGTCATCATGGCGTTGGTCGTGTGCAGCGTACTGAACACGAGGTGACCGGTTTCCGCCGCCGAAATGGCAGCCTGGAAAGTCTCCGCATCTCGCATTTCACCAATCAAGATTACGTCTGGATCTTCGCGCATGGCTGCGCGAAGCGCCGTCGAGAAGTCGCGCGTGTCGATCGTGACTTCGCGCTGACTTACGATGCTCTTCTTGTTGCTGTGCAGGTACTCGATTGGGTCTTCGAGCGTGATGATGTGGCAGCGGCGGGTCTGGTTGATGAGGTCGATGATAGATGCCAGCGACGTAGATTTACCACTGCCTGTCGTCCCGGTCACGAGAACCAGACCACGCGGCATTCGAGAGATCAATTCCAGACTTGAGGGAAGGTTGAGCGTCGCGAAATCGAGGATCTTACCCTTTACATGACGCATGACAATACCAACGGAACCGCGCTGCATCATGCAGTTCACACGAAATCGCCCAAGTCCTGGCATACTAAGGGCTTGATCCGCATCTCCCCCATCCATGAATCGTTTCTTCTTCTCCTCGCTCATGATGTCGTCGAGAAAACGAACCGTGTCTTCAGGTTTTAGAGGTTCTGCGTCAATGAAGCGAATCATCCCATCGATACGAACCGCAGGCGGACTGCCGACGGTAAGGTGTACGTCCGAAGCGCCATTCTTCACGGC
This genomic window from Candidatus Hydrogenedentota bacterium contains:
- a CDS encoding type IV pilus twitching motility protein PilT — its product is MLTLQKVLSYAVKNGASDVHLTVGSPPAVRIDGMIRFIDAEPLKPEDTVRFLDDIMSEEKKKRFMDGGDADQALSMPGLGRFRVNCMMQRGSVGIVMRHVKGKILDFATLNLPSSLELISRMPRGLVLVTGTTGSGKSTSLASIIDLINQTRRCHIITLEDPIEYLHSNKKSIVSQREVTIDTRDFSTALRAAMREDPDVILIGEMRDAETFQAAISAAETGHLVFSTLHTTNAMMTIDRIIDLFPTNQHAQVRSQLSLQLRACVSQRLLQSKDGKGRIPAVEVMISNPAIAALIRENNIKLIPNVIGGGKEEGMQTFNMCLVELVNKGLVSQEEAEWNSDNPEELKMNLKGIFLSQGRGGILKK